The nucleotide sequence GCGACTGCGCGCTGACGAATCCGCGGGCGTCCGAGAGCGCTTCGCGCACGCGTTCGCGCTGCCACGTGTTGCGCTGAGCCATGGGGGCGAGTCTACCGAGGGGTCCTGAGCGTCATCCGGGCGCCGGTCATCGGGCGGACTCCGGCAGGGCGACACGGGCGACGCGGCCGCGGCGGGCACCGACCGCTCGGCACACGACGTAGATCAGGAACGAGATTGTCGTGATGTACGGGCTCACCGGGAGGGTGCCCATGATCGCGAGGAGGATGCCGCCGATCGCCGACGCGAAGCCGAACAGCGCCGACAGCAGCGGCACCGAGAGGGGCCCCGACGCGATCCGCATGGCCGCGGCGGCGGGCGTGACGAGGAGGGCCATCACCAGCAGCGCCCCGATGATGTGCACGGCGACGGCCACGATGAGGCCGAGAAGGAGCATGAAGCCGAGCGACACGGCGGTGGTCGGTACGCCGCGTGCCGCGGCGGACTGCGGGTCGAGCGAGTCGAACCGAAGCGGGCGCCAGATGAGCAGCAGGCCGAGCAGCACGACCGCGCCGATCCCGATCAGCCAGCCGAGCTGTCCGGTCTGCACCGAGACGATCTGGCCGGTGAGCAGGCTGAAGCGGTTGGCGCTGCGGCCGTCGTAGAGGGAGAGGAACAGGATGCCGAGACCCAGCCCGAACGGCATCAGCACGCCGATGATCGAGTTGCGGTCGCGCGCCTTCGCCCCCAGCACGCCGATGATGGCGGCCGCGATGAGCGAGCCCACGATGGACCCGGTGACCACGTCCCAGCCGATGAGGAGCGCCGCCGCGGCGCCCGCGAACGACAGCTCGCTGATGCCGTGCACCGCGAATGCCATGTCGCGCTGCATGACGAAGACGCCCACGAGCCCGCCGACGAGCCCGAGCACCGCGCCCGCCCACACCGAGTTCGACACCAGCGCGAGGATCTCGCCGTAATAGGGCAGCCCGCCGAACATCGCGTCCGCGATGTCGTTCCAGTTCATTCGTGAGCCCCGTGGTCGTGATGGTGGTGGGATGCCTCGGCGTCGGGCGCTCCGACCACCACGAGCCGGTCGCCCGCGCGCAGCACGAACACGTGCGCTCCGTACAGCGCCGTGAGGACGTCGGAGCGGAGCACCTCCTGCGGCGTGCCGAGGGTGAACCGCCCGTTGGCGATGTACAGGATGCGGTCGACCTTCCCCAGCAGCGGGTTGATGTCGTGCGTGACGAGCAGGACCGCGGCATCCTTCTCCCGGCGATGCCGGTCGATGAGGCCGATGACCGCCTGCTGGTTCGCGAGGTCGAGGCTCGTGAGCGGCTCGTCGCAGAGCAGGAGCCGCGGGTCGTCCGCCAGCGCCTGGCCCGCGCGAAGGCGCTGCTGCTCGCCGCCCGAGAGGAGGCCGACGGGTCGATCCGCGAAGTCGCGCGCGCCGACGGCGTCGATGAGCGCGTCGACCCGCGCGCGATCGCTCCGGCGGGGGATCGGG is from Microbacterium sp. LWH3-1.2 and encodes:
- a CDS encoding metal ABC transporter permease encodes the protein MNWNDIADAMFGGLPYYGEILALVSNSVWAGAVLGLVGGLVGVFVMQRDMAFAVHGISELSFAGAAAALLIGWDVVTGSIVGSLIAAAIIGVLGAKARDRNSIIGVLMPFGLGLGILFLSLYDGRSANRFSLLTGQIVSVQTGQLGWLIGIGAVVLLGLLLIWRPLRFDSLDPQSAAARGVPTTAVSLGFMLLLGLIVAVAVHIIGALLVMALLVTPAAAAMRIASGPLSVPLLSALFGFASAIGGILLAIMGTLPVSPYITTISFLIYVVCRAVGARRGRVARVALPESAR
- a CDS encoding metal ABC transporter ATP-binding protein, which encodes MTPASPGAGRPVILSIRDAALQRGDRELWAGLDLDVHAGELVAVLGPSGSGKTTLLRAILGLEPLSRGAISVEGHAVEHRGSRSIGYIPQARPLPRDTSLRGRDLVTLGVDGHRFGFPIPRRSDRARVDALIDAVGARDFADRPVGLLSGGEQQRLRAGQALADDPRLLLCDEPLTSLDLANQQAVIGLIDRHRREKDAAVLLVTHDINPLLGKVDRILYIANGRFTLGTPQEVLRSDVLTALYGAHVFVLRAGDRLVVVGAPDAEASHHHHDHGAHE